A single region of the Pseudomonas mandelii genome encodes:
- a CDS encoding YchJ family protein, producing the protein MSTSICPCGSGTLLDACCGHYHAGHPAPCAEALMRSRYSAYVLGLIDYLVATTLPAQQAGLDRQSISDWSAQSTWLGLEVESSEVLGGQPEHAFVTFTARWHDGGGEHSHRERSSFVQNGGHWYFIDPTVPLKAGRNDACPCASGQKFKKCCAGYFGA; encoded by the coding sequence ATGAGTACATCCATTTGCCCTTGCGGCAGCGGCACCCTGCTCGATGCCTGCTGCGGCCATTACCATGCCGGGCATCCGGCGCCGTGCGCCGAAGCCTTGATGCGCTCGCGCTACAGCGCTTATGTGCTGGGTTTGATCGACTATCTGGTGGCAACCACCCTACCCGCGCAACAGGCCGGCCTGGATCGTCAGTCCATCAGCGACTGGAGCGCGCAAAGCACCTGGCTGGGTCTGGAGGTGGAAAGCTCCGAGGTATTGGGCGGTCAACCGGAACACGCATTCGTCACGTTCACCGCACGCTGGCATGACGGTGGGGGTGAACACAGCCACCGCGAGCGCTCCTCGTTCGTGCAGAACGGCGGGCACTGGTACTTCATCGACCCCACCGTGCCACTCAAGGCCGGACGCAACGATGCCTGCCCGTGCGCCAGCGGGCAGAAATTCAAGAAGTGTTGCGCGGGGTATTTCGGCGCGTGA
- a CDS encoding LEA type 2 family protein gives MITRRLALFLFSSLLFLGLGGCASWFGDDLPDPQVHLVKVEVVRAKLLEQKFILHFRVDNPNDSDLTVRGLEYRIHLGDMLLAEGEHEHWFTVGPKRSAYFKVPIRTNLWPKVRDLVKMLKKPDQPIPYRLEGEMETGLFIAHYVHLARNGVIIPADLIPEQNR, from the coding sequence ATGATCACCCGGCGCCTTGCACTTTTTCTCTTCTCCTCGCTCCTCTTTCTGGGGCTCGGCGGCTGCGCGTCCTGGTTCGGAGACGATCTGCCGGACCCGCAGGTGCACCTGGTGAAGGTTGAAGTGGTCCGCGCCAAACTGCTGGAGCAGAAATTCATCCTGCACTTTCGCGTCGACAATCCCAATGACAGCGACCTGACGGTGCGCGGCCTCGAGTACCGTATTCACTTGGGCGACATGCTGCTGGCCGAAGGCGAGCATGAACACTGGTTCACCGTCGGCCCCAAACGCAGCGCCTATTTCAAGGTGCCGATCCGCACCAACCTGTGGCCCAAGGTGCGGGACCTGGTGAAAATGCTGAAAAAACCCGATCAGCCCATCCCCTATCGTCTGGAAGGTGAAATGGAAACCGGTTTATTCATCGCGCACTACGTGCACCTGGCGCGCAATGGCGTGATAATCCCCGCCGATTTAATTCCGGAGCAAAACCGATGA
- a CDS encoding penicillin acylase family protein, producing the protein MASPALTHFLPRFGVAAAVAGVLSLTGCQTWNTQDTLPPTTGVQPLKGLAQNVSVRRNAMGMPLIESNSFHDALFALGYVHASDRITQMVTLRLLAQGRLSEMSGSDLLDADRYMRAVNLKKSAGELYKASSPRLKRFFEVYARGVNAYLFRFRDKLPADLAASGYKPEYWQPEDSALIFCLLNFSQSANLPEEINALMLAQTVTTDKLGWLTPSAPDEKLPLGEAEKLQGIKLNGAIPGLTQISKATGQLSDLNLLGATSSNNWAIGPQRSRSGKSLLASDSHGPLGVPSLFSYVQIRAPKYQASGVTIAGLPMVLGGFNSKVAWSMTSVMGDNQDLFLEKIKRQGNGLTYEVGGKWQPAIVRNETYFVKGQRPIREVVYETRHGPLLNSAQGMTLANGFGLALQTPNFTDDKTLDAFFDLSRAQTVEKASDASREIRAIALNLVFADASNIGWQVTGRYPNRREGEGLLPSPGWEGRYDWDGYADPMLHPYDQDPSQGWLGTANQRVIPHGYGMQLSNSWSAPERGERLAELAGVGKHDTRSVIAMQYDQTTTFAAKLKKMFEAPGMAQPLKQAIEALPVADRGKAREAYTRLMAFDGKLSPTSADAAIYELFLQESTKQIFLDELGPESSPAWKAFIANGKLSYAAQADHLLGREDSPFWDDARTPQKEDKPAILARSLAAAISAGDSQLGGDHKAWQWGKLHRYEWKNASGQTVRGPLAAGGDHTTLNTAAFTWGQDFNTTLAPAMRFIVDFSQAEPLMGQNSTGQSGNPASPHYLDSIDPWLKGQYMSLPMQPQNFDKVYGKTRLTLTPGK; encoded by the coding sequence ATGGCCTCGCCAGCCCTTACACATTTTCTTCCCCGGTTCGGCGTTGCCGCAGCAGTGGCCGGTGTTTTGAGCCTGACCGGTTGTCAGACCTGGAACACCCAGGACACCCTCCCGCCGACCACCGGCGTACAGCCGCTCAAGGGCCTGGCGCAGAACGTTTCGGTGCGCCGCAATGCCATGGGCATGCCGCTGATCGAAAGCAACAGCTTCCACGACGCCCTGTTCGCCCTCGGCTACGTCCACGCCAGCGACCGCATCACGCAAATGGTCACCTTGCGCCTGTTGGCCCAGGGCCGTTTGTCAGAGATGTCCGGTTCGGACCTGCTGGACGCCGACCGCTACATGCGCGCCGTCAATCTGAAGAAAAGCGCGGGCGAGTTGTACAAGGCATCGTCGCCGCGCCTCAAACGCTTCTTCGAAGTCTATGCGCGCGGCGTCAACGCCTACCTGTTCCGTTTCCGCGACAAGCTGCCGGCCGACCTCGCCGCCAGCGGTTACAAGCCTGAATACTGGCAACCGGAAGACTCGGCGCTGATTTTCTGCCTGCTGAACTTCAGTCAGTCGGCCAACCTGCCGGAAGAGATCAACGCGCTGATGCTGGCCCAGACCGTCACCACGGACAAACTCGGGTGGCTGACGCCGTCCGCCCCCGACGAAAAACTGCCGCTGGGCGAAGCTGAAAAACTGCAGGGCATCAAGCTCAATGGCGCCATCCCGGGCCTGACGCAAATCAGCAAAGCCACCGGGCAACTGTCCGACCTGAATCTGCTGGGCGCCACCTCGTCGAACAACTGGGCCATCGGCCCGCAACGCAGCCGCAGTGGCAAAAGCCTGCTGGCCAGCGACAGCCATGGGCCTTTGGGTGTGCCGTCGTTGTTCAGCTACGTGCAGATTCGCGCACCGAAGTACCAGGCCTCTGGCGTGACGATTGCCGGTTTGCCCATGGTGCTCGGCGGTTTCAACAGCAAAGTGGCGTGGAGCATGACCTCGGTCATGGGCGACAACCAGGACCTGTTCCTGGAAAAAATCAAACGCCAGGGCAACGGCCTCACCTATGAAGTCGGCGGCAAATGGCAGCCGGCGATCGTGCGCAACGAAACCTACTTCGTCAAAGGCCAGCGACCGATTCGCGAAGTGGTGTACGAAACCCGCCACGGTCCTTTGCTCAACAGCGCCCAGGGCATGACGCTGGCCAATGGTTTCGGCCTGGCTTTGCAGACGCCGAATTTCACCGACGATAAAACCCTGGACGCGTTTTTCGACCTGTCCCGGGCACAGACCGTCGAGAAAGCCTCGGACGCCAGCCGTGAAATCCGCGCCATCGCCTTGAACCTGGTGTTCGCCGATGCCAGCAACATCGGCTGGCAAGTCACCGGGCGTTACCCGAACCGTCGCGAAGGCGAAGGCCTGCTGCCGTCGCCGGGCTGGGAAGGTCGCTACGATTGGGACGGCTACGCCGACCCGATGCTCCACCCGTATGACCAGGACCCGTCCCAAGGCTGGCTCGGCACCGCCAACCAGCGGGTCATTCCCCATGGCTACGGCATGCAGCTGTCAAATTCCTGGTCGGCTCCGGAACGTGGCGAACGCCTGGCCGAACTGGCGGGTGTGGGCAAACACGACACGCGCAGCGTGATCGCGATGCAATACGACCAGACCACGACGTTCGCCGCCAAACTGAAAAAAATGTTTGAAGCGCCGGGCATGGCCCAGCCGCTCAAACAAGCCATCGAAGCCCTGCCGGTTGCCGATCGCGGCAAGGCTCGCGAGGCGTACACCCGTTTGATGGCCTTCGACGGCAAACTCAGCCCGACCTCTGCGGATGCGGCGATCTACGAGCTGTTCCTGCAGGAAAGCACCAAACAGATCTTCCTCGACGAACTGGGCCCGGAAAGCAGCCCGGCGTGGAAAGCCTTTATCGCCAACGGCAAGTTGTCCTACGCGGCTCAGGCCGATCACTTGCTGGGCCGTGAAGACAGTCCGTTCTGGGATGACGCACGCACGCCGCAGAAAGAAGACAAGCCGGCAATCCTCGCTCGCAGTCTGGCGGCGGCGATCAGCGCCGGTGACAGTCAATTGGGCGGCGATCACAAAGCCTGGCAGTGGGGCAAGTTGCACCGCTATGAGTGGAAGAATGCCAGCGGCCAGACCGTGCGCGGTCCGCTCGCGGCCGGCGGCGACCACACGACGCTGAACACGGCGGCCTTCACCTGGGGTCAGGACTTCAACACGACGCTGGCGCCAGCCATGCGCTTTATCGTGGACTTCAGCCAGGCAGAACCGCTGATGGGGCAGAACAGCACCGGTCAGTCCGGCAACCCGGCGAGCCCGCACTACCTCGACAGCATTGATCCATGGCTGAAGGGGCAATACATGAGCCTGCCGATGCAACCGCAGAACTTTGACAAGGTGTACGGCAAGACACGGTTGACCCTGACACCCGGCAAGTAA
- a CDS encoding OmpA family protein, translating to MSVLTRTVLPVLLLGSLLTGCATHSDGTAPLNQRTWPICSLIGGLVGGGLGAIESAGWAGGGAALGILTGGLICYAQDGDEDEDGVFDRRDRCPDTPANTPVEHHGCPLPQYPASVKPVEVVEPEVITLPSDVLFAFNKSDLSPAAQSQLDSLMSKLQFADVVSIKVIGHTDSVGSDEYNQALSERRASSVAAYLLSQGIAPSKLTSEGKGESQPLADNETDEGRAKNRRVELHINR from the coding sequence ATGAGCGTTCTCACAAGGACCGTCTTGCCGGTTCTGCTGCTAGGCAGCCTGTTGACCGGTTGCGCCACTCACAGCGATGGCACCGCCCCTCTCAATCAACGTACCTGGCCGATCTGCAGCCTCATCGGCGGACTGGTCGGCGGCGGTCTGGGCGCGATTGAAAGTGCCGGCTGGGCAGGCGGTGGCGCAGCACTCGGTATCTTGACCGGTGGCTTGATCTGTTACGCCCAGGATGGCGATGAGGACGAAGACGGCGTTTTCGATCGGCGTGATCGTTGCCCCGATACCCCGGCCAATACGCCTGTCGAACACCATGGTTGTCCGCTGCCGCAGTACCCGGCCAGCGTGAAACCTGTCGAAGTTGTTGAGCCCGAAGTCATCACGCTGCCCAGCGACGTGCTGTTTGCCTTCAACAAGTCTGACCTGAGTCCCGCCGCGCAGAGTCAATTGGATTCGCTGATGTCCAAACTGCAATTCGCCGATGTGGTGAGCATCAAGGTGATCGGTCATACCGACAGCGTCGGTTCGGATGAATACAACCAGGCACTTTCGGAGCGTCGCGCCAGCAGTGTGGCAGCTTATCTGTTGAGCCAGGGCATTGCGCCGAGCAAACTCACCAGCGAAGGCAAAGGCGAAAGCCAGCCGTTGGCCGACAACGAAACGGATGAAGGACGCGCGAAAAACCGTAGGGTGGAATTGCACATTAATCGCTAA
- a CDS encoding OmpA family protein — MSIVRTALPLVLLTSVLTGCAGLQKTDWPTCAGVGGVIGAGLGATESTAWAGYGALAVGSFAAAYCWVHGDGDEDGDGVPDSRDKCPGTPRGVKVDADGCPPPVPAPVVEEVVVVKEEVIVIRDVHFQFDKATLTPADKDVLNTIATRLKQEASTAQLTVTGHTDSVGSDTYNQKLSDKRAHSVVEYLIQQGVPRSSFVSVTGAGESQPVADNKTADGRAQNRRTEIKINR; from the coding sequence ATGAGCATAGTTCGGACAGCATTACCCTTGGTTCTGCTAACCAGTGTGTTGACTGGTTGCGCAGGTTTGCAGAAAACCGACTGGCCGACCTGTGCAGGGGTCGGTGGTGTCATCGGTGCGGGTCTCGGTGCGACCGAGAGTACGGCATGGGCGGGGTATGGCGCGCTGGCCGTCGGCAGTTTCGCCGCGGCTTATTGCTGGGTGCATGGCGATGGCGACGAAGACGGCGATGGTGTGCCGGACAGTCGCGACAAGTGTCCGGGTACGCCTCGAGGCGTGAAGGTCGATGCCGACGGCTGCCCTCCACCGGTACCTGCGCCAGTGGTCGAAGAAGTCGTGGTGGTCAAGGAAGAAGTCATTGTCATCCGCGATGTCCACTTCCAGTTCGACAAAGCCACACTCACGCCTGCCGATAAAGATGTACTCAACACAATCGCCACGCGCCTGAAACAGGAAGCCTCCACCGCTCAATTGACCGTGACCGGCCATACCGACAGCGTGGGCAGTGATACCTACAACCAGAAACTGTCGGATAAGCGTGCTCACTCGGTGGTTGAATACCTCATCCAGCAAGGCGTCCCACGCAGCAGCTTCGTGTCTGTGACCGGTGCCGGTGAAAGCCAGCCGGTGGCCGATAACAAAACCGCTGACGGCCGTGCGCAGAACCGTCGCACGGAAATCAAAATCAACCGCTAA
- a CDS encoding ligase-associated DNA damage response exonuclease, whose protein sequence is MDLVIARPEGLYCPAGDFYIDPWRPVERSVITHAHGDHARTGNQHYLAAAPGEGILRARLGQDISLQTLPYGERLRHHGVTLSFHPAGHVLGSAQVRLEYGGEVWVASGDYKIEPDGTCAPFEPVRCHTFITESTFGLPIYRWQPQAQIFGEINQWWQANAAADKTSVLFCYSFGKAQRILHGIDASLGPILVHGAVDPLNRVYRESGVYIPPTIYAGDVQKSDPMMRKALVIAPPSAGASNWMRRFGDYSDGFASGWMRLRGTRRRRGVDRGFVLSDHADWPGLLWAIEQTGAERVMVTHGSVAVLVRHLREQGLDAMGFSTEYGDDEEDNAAVETEHAEVAT, encoded by the coding sequence ATGGATCTTGTTATCGCGCGCCCTGAAGGTTTGTACTGCCCCGCCGGCGATTTCTATATTGACCCGTGGCGGCCGGTCGAGCGTTCGGTCATCACGCACGCCCATGGCGACCATGCCCGCACAGGCAACCAGCATTACCTGGCGGCCGCACCCGGTGAAGGGATTTTGCGTGCGCGACTGGGCCAGGACATCAGCCTGCAAACCCTGCCCTATGGCGAGCGCTTGCGGCACCACGGCGTCACCCTGAGTTTTCACCCTGCCGGCCACGTCCTCGGCTCAGCCCAGGTGCGCCTTGAATACGGCGGCGAAGTCTGGGTCGCCTCGGGGGATTACAAGATCGAGCCCGACGGCACCTGCGCACCCTTCGAGCCGGTGCGCTGCCACACCTTCATCACCGAGTCGACCTTCGGCCTGCCAATCTATCGCTGGCAACCCCAGGCGCAGATCTTTGGCGAGATCAATCAGTGGTGGCAGGCCAATGCCGCCGCCGACAAAACCAGCGTGCTGTTCTGCTATTCCTTCGGCAAGGCCCAGCGCATTCTCCATGGCATTGACGCCAGCCTCGGCCCTATTCTGGTGCATGGCGCGGTGGACCCGCTGAACCGGGTGTACCGCGAGAGCGGCGTTTATATACCGCCGACGATCTACGCCGGCGACGTGCAAAAGAGCGATCCGATGATGCGCAAGGCGCTGGTCATCGCCCCGCCATCGGCTGGCGCCAGCAACTGGATGCGCCGGTTTGGCGACTACAGCGACGGCTTCGCCAGCGGCTGGATGCGATTACGCGGCACGCGGCGCAGACGCGGCGTGGACCGTGGCTTTGTATTGTCCGACCACGCCGACTGGCCCGGCCTGCTCTGGGCCATCGAACAAACCGGCGCCGAACGGGTCATGGTCACCCACGGTTCGGTGGCGGTGCTGGTGCGGCATCTGCGCGAACAGGGCCTTGATGCCATGGGTTTCAGCACCGAATACGGCGACGATGAGGAAGACAACGCGGCCGTCGAAACCGAGCACGCCGAGGTGGCGACATGA
- a CDS encoding ATP-dependent DNA ligase, with amino-acid sequence MKAFAELYAELDATTSSNAKLAAMQAYFAKAAPEDAAWAVYFLSGGRPRQLVPVRVLRELAVEFSGLEPWLFEESYQAVGDLAETISLVLPETLHSSTDGLAVWIEDKLLPLRGESPEVLAARLPALWAQLDRHSLMLCIKLITGSFRVGVSKLLVTRALAAMAGLDSKRVAQRLVGYTDLSNRPNAVSYLKLIAAESPDEHAQRGGQPYPFFLAHALSQPVEQFDAVLGPASQWQVEWKWDGIRAQVIKRDGRLWVWSRGEELVTERFPELDSLLHGLPDGTVIDGEIVAWKATRPNTDDAFNPQSPSAPAVLPFALLQQRIGRKTLDRKILEEVPVVVLAYDLLEWQGEDWRSQPQARRRDQLDQLIATCNNPVLLPSPVLTGEDWFDLARQREASRSLGVEGMMLKARDALYGVGRTKDMGVWWKWKVDPFSVDAVLIYAQRGHGRRANLYSDYTFAVWDGPPDASERTLVPFAKAYSGLTDEEMRQVDSIVRKTTVEKFGPVSSVKPSLVFELGFEGIALSKRHKSGIAVRFPRMLRWRQDKSVEEADNLATLQDLLG; translated from the coding sequence ATGAAGGCCTTCGCCGAGCTGTATGCCGAACTCGACGCCACCACGTCAAGCAATGCCAAACTGGCCGCGATGCAGGCTTACTTCGCCAAGGCGGCCCCCGAAGATGCGGCGTGGGCGGTGTACTTTTTGTCCGGAGGGCGACCTCGGCAGCTGGTGCCGGTGCGCGTGCTGCGTGAGCTGGCCGTCGAGTTTTCCGGCCTTGAGCCGTGGCTGTTCGAAGAAAGTTATCAGGCGGTTGGCGATCTGGCGGAAACCATTTCGCTGGTCCTGCCTGAAACCCTGCACAGCTCCACCGACGGGCTGGCGGTGTGGATTGAAGACAAGCTGCTGCCCCTGCGTGGCGAATCCCCGGAAGTCCTCGCCGCACGATTGCCCGCACTCTGGGCACAACTGGACCGTCACAGCCTGATGCTTTGCATCAAACTCATTACCGGCAGTTTCCGCGTCGGCGTCTCCAAACTGCTGGTGACGCGAGCCCTGGCAGCCATGGCCGGACTCGACAGCAAACGCGTGGCCCAGCGGCTGGTCGGGTACACCGACCTGTCCAATCGCCCGAACGCCGTCAGTTACCTGAAATTGATCGCGGCCGAATCGCCCGACGAACATGCCCAGCGTGGAGGTCAGCCTTACCCGTTTTTCTTGGCCCATGCCTTGTCGCAACCGGTCGAGCAGTTCGACGCCGTGCTCGGCCCGGCCAGCCAGTGGCAGGTGGAATGGAAGTGGGACGGCATCCGCGCCCAAGTGATCAAGCGTGACGGGCGCCTGTGGGTCTGGTCACGCGGCGAAGAACTGGTAACCGAGCGTTTCCCCGAACTCGACAGCCTGTTGCACGGACTGCCTGACGGTACAGTGATCGACGGTGAAATCGTCGCCTGGAAAGCCACTCGCCCCAACACTGACGATGCCTTCAATCCACAATCGCCGTCCGCTCCGGCGGTGCTGCCCTTCGCACTGTTGCAACAGCGGATCGGCCGCAAAACCCTGGACAGGAAAATTCTCGAAGAAGTGCCGGTGGTGGTCCTCGCCTACGATTTGCTGGAATGGCAAGGCGAGGACTGGCGCAGCCAACCTCAGGCCAGGCGCCGCGATCAGCTGGATCAACTGATCGCCACCTGCAACAACCCGGTATTACTTCCCTCCCCGGTGCTGACCGGCGAAGACTGGTTCGACCTCGCCAGACAACGCGAGGCCTCCCGCAGCCTCGGTGTCGAGGGCATGATGCTCAAGGCCCGGGATGCGCTGTATGGCGTCGGCCGGACCAAGGATATGGGCGTCTGGTGGAAATGGAAAGTCGACCCCTTCAGCGTCGACGCGGTGTTGATTTATGCGCAGCGCGGCCATGGTCGCCGGGCGAATCTCTACAGTGATTACACCTTCGCGGTCTGGGATGGCCCGCCGGACGCCAGCGAACGTACCCTGGTGCCTTTCGCCAAAGCCTATTCAGGGCTGACCGACGAGGAAATGCGCCAGGTCGACAGCATCGTGCGCAAAACCACGGTGGAGAAATTCGGGCCGGTGAGCAGTGTGAAACCGAGTCTGGTGTTTGAGCTGGGGTTCGAGGGCATTGCCCTGTCGAAACGCCACAAGAGCGGGATTGCCGTGCGGTTTCCGCGAATGTTGAGGTGGCGGCAGGACAAGTCAGTGGAAGAAGCCGACAACCTCGCAACGCTGCAAGATTTGTTGGGCTGA
- a CDS encoding DUF6231 family protein has translation MIAGISSRTPQQALAALLDRYAPARLLLIGASEFPALEAFKLAHPDSCVAHAAPGALPAELAARRFDLALVVDCLEHLPKRDGLNLLGGIRNLNASRIAVLADLPASGWQETDFFSLALQASERFQRDEQVLTLFTYDLLDYKQVPDWLNSRFWANPENFGKYWW, from the coding sequence ATGATTGCAGGTATTTCTTCGCGCACGCCCCAGCAGGCGTTGGCCGCTTTGCTTGATCGATACGCCCCCGCGCGCCTGTTGTTGATCGGCGCCAGCGAATTCCCCGCACTTGAGGCGTTCAAGCTCGCGCACCCGGACAGCTGCGTGGCGCATGCGGCACCGGGTGCACTGCCGGCCGAACTGGCGGCGCGCCGCTTTGATCTGGCGCTGGTGGTCGATTGCCTTGAACACCTGCCAAAGCGTGACGGTCTGAATCTTTTAGGCGGGATCCGTAATCTGAACGCCAGCCGCATTGCGGTGCTGGCGGATTTGCCGGCCAGCGGCTGGCAGGAGACGGATTTCTTTTCCCTGGCCTTGCAAGCCAGTGAACGCTTCCAGCGCGATGAACAAGTGCTGACGCTGTTCACCTACGATCTGCTTGACTATAAACAGGTGCCCGACTGGCTCAACTCACGGTTCTGGGCCAATCCGGAAAACTTCGGGAAATATTGGTGGTAA
- a CDS encoding cysteine hydrolase family protein, with product MELKTNAALIIIDQQKGILQPRLGRRNNPQAEERIVDLLAYWRRTGRPVIHVQHLSRSPESVFWPQQAGVEFQERFMPQAGEQLIQKQVPDAFCATGLEASLREAGIEQLIIVGVATHNSVESTARTAGNLGFDAWVAEDACFTFDKADYFGHAHSAEEVHAMSLGNLHGEYATVVSTAQILKAG from the coding sequence ATGGAGCTTAAGACCAACGCAGCACTGATCATCATCGACCAACAAAAAGGCATTTTGCAGCCCCGGCTCGGTCGCCGAAATAATCCTCAGGCCGAGGAACGGATTGTCGATTTACTGGCGTATTGGCGGCGAACCGGACGGCCGGTGATTCATGTGCAGCACCTGTCCCGTTCACCGGAATCGGTGTTCTGGCCGCAGCAAGCAGGCGTTGAGTTTCAGGAACGCTTCATGCCCCAGGCCGGCGAACAACTGATTCAGAAACAGGTACCGGATGCATTTTGTGCGACCGGGCTGGAGGCGAGTTTGCGCGAGGCGGGGATCGAGCAGTTGATCATCGTTGGCGTTGCGACCCATAACTCGGTGGAGTCCACGGCGCGAACGGCCGGGAACCTGGGATTTGACGCGTGGGTGGCGGAGGATGCGTGCTTTACGTTCGACAAGGCCGATTATTTTGGCCATGCGCACTCAGCCGAGGAAGTGCATGCGATGTCGCTGGGGAATTTGCACGGGGAATATGCGACGGTCGTGAGTACTGCACAGATATTGAAGGCTGGCTGA
- a CDS encoding ABC transporter permease → MFENLLQNLGLSAFSLKGFGPLLMEGTWMTIKLSALSLLVAVLLGLLGATAKLSKVKLVRVPAQIYTTLIRGVPDLVLMLLIFYSLQTWLTSFTDFMEWEYIEINPFSAGVITLGFIYGAYFTETFRGAILAVPRGQVEAATAYGLKRGQRFRIVVFPQMMRFALPGIGNNWMVMLKATALVSIIGLADLVKAAQDAGKSTYQLFYFLVLAALIYLLITSASNFVLRWLERRYAAGSREAVR, encoded by the coding sequence ATGTTCGAAAACCTATTACAAAACCTGGGGCTCTCAGCCTTCAGCCTCAAGGGCTTCGGTCCGTTGCTGATGGAAGGCACCTGGATGACCATCAAATTATCGGCATTGTCGCTGCTGGTGGCCGTATTGCTCGGCCTGCTCGGCGCCACCGCCAAACTGTCAAAAGTCAAACTGGTGCGGGTTCCGGCCCAGATCTACACCACGCTGATTCGCGGCGTGCCGGACCTGGTGCTGATGCTGCTGATTTTCTACAGCCTGCAAACCTGGCTGACGTCGTTTACCGATTTCATGGAATGGGAATACATCGAGATCAACCCGTTCAGCGCCGGGGTCATCACCCTGGGCTTCATCTATGGCGCGTATTTCACCGAAACCTTCCGCGGGGCGATTCTCGCCGTGCCTCGGGGCCAGGTCGAAGCCGCTACCGCGTATGGCCTAAAACGAGGCCAGCGTTTCCGAATCGTGGTGTTCCCGCAGATGATGCGCTTTGCCCTTCCGGGTATCGGCAACAATTGGATGGTGATGCTCAAGGCCACCGCGCTGGTGTCGATCATCGGCCTCGCCGATTTGGTCAAAGCAGCGCAGGACGCCGGTAAGAGCACCTATCAACTGTTTTACTTCCTCGTGCTTGCCGCGTTGATTTACCTGCTCATCACAAGCGCTTCCAACTTCGTCCTGCGCTGGCTCGAACGCCGCTACGCCGCCGGTTCCCGGGAGGCCGTACGATGA
- a CDS encoding SEC-C metal-binding domain-containing protein: protein MTQQPHVHGPDCNHDHDHHDHHDHDHDHGHVHGPNCGHAHQEPVRNTLKDVGRNDPCPCGNGKKFKKCHGA, encoded by the coding sequence ATGACCCAGCAACCCCATGTCCATGGCCCTGACTGCAACCACGATCATGACCATCACGACCACCATGATCACGACCACGACCACGGCCATGTCCACGGCCCGAACTGCGGCCACGCCCACCAGGAACCGGTGCGCAACACCCTGAAAGATGTCGGCCGCAACGACCCTTGCCCATGCGGCAACGGCAAGAAATTCAAGAAGTGCCACGGCGCTTGA
- a CDS encoding transporter substrate-binding domain-containing protein produces MKKALLTLSALALCMAAGSAMAKEYKELRFGVDPSYAPFESKAADGSLVGFDIDLGNAICAELKVKCKWVESDFDGMIPGLKANKFDGVISSMTVTPAREKVIDFSNELFSGPTAYVFKKGSGLSEDVASLKGKTVGYEQGTIQEAYAKAVLDKAGVKTQAYQNQDQVYSDLMSGRLDAAIQDMLQAELGFLKSPKGEGYEVSKPVDSELLPAKTAIGISKGNKDLKELLNKGIKALHDDGTYATIQKKHFGDLNLYSGK; encoded by the coding sequence ATGAAAAAAGCATTGCTGACCCTTTCTGCACTGGCGTTGTGCATGGCTGCTGGCTCCGCCATGGCAAAGGAATACAAAGAACTGCGTTTTGGCGTTGACCCTTCCTATGCTCCGTTCGAATCGAAAGCGGCCGACGGCAGCCTGGTGGGCTTTGACATCGATCTGGGGAACGCGATCTGCGCCGAGCTGAAGGTCAAGTGCAAATGGGTCGAAAGCGATTTCGACGGCATGATTCCGGGCCTCAAGGCCAATAAATTCGACGGTGTGATCTCTTCGATGACCGTCACCCCGGCCCGCGAAAAAGTCATCGACTTCTCCAACGAACTCTTCTCCGGCCCAACCGCCTATGTATTCAAGAAGGGTTCCGGCCTGAGCGAAGACGTCGCTTCTCTGAAAGGCAAGACTGTCGGTTACGAGCAAGGCACCATCCAGGAAGCGTACGCCAAGGCAGTGCTGGACAAGGCCGGCGTGAAGACCCAGGCCTATCAGAACCAGGATCAGGTGTATTCCGACCTGATGTCGGGTCGTCTCGACGCTGCGATCCAGGACATGCTGCAAGCCGAACTGGGCTTCTTGAAGTCGCCAAAGGGCGAAGGCTACGAAGTCAGCAAGCCGGTTGACAGCGAATTGCTGCCGGCCAAAACAGCTATCGGTATCTCTAAAGGTAACAAAGACCTCAAAGAGCTTTTGAATAAAGGTATCAAAGCGTTACACGACGATGGCACCTACGCCACCATTCAGAAGAAACACTTTGGCGATCTGAATCTGTACAGCGGCAAATAA